The genomic window GCACAACTCGAAGCCGAAGGCAGTCGCCACATCACCCTTCCCGTTAACAAGAAACGCCTCAGCTCACTCAAACAAGTCAGAGTCCTCCGCCGTCTCTTAGAGAAAGAGCGCCCCGACATTCTACACCTACGCTCTCGCTTGCCCGCCTGGCTCGCCTACCTCGCCTGGCGTAAAATGGACCCTATCACGCGTCCCCGCCTAATCACCACCGTGCACGGGTTCTACTCCGTTAACGCCTACTCTAAAATCATGACCCGAGGAGAACATGTGATTTGCGTATCTAACAGTGTAAAAGACTATGTCCTCAAAAACTACCCTGACGTGCAGAAAAACAAACTCACCGTCATCCACCGCGGCGTGGACCCTGTAATGTTTCCCTATGGCTTCAAACCTACTCCCGAATGGCTGGAAATATGGCATCAACAATATCCGCAACTTGAAAGTAAATACGTCGTCACCCTAGCCGGACGCATCACGCGTTGGAAGGGCCATCTAGATTTCATCAAAGTAATCGCCGGCCTCAAAGAGAGAAAAATACCCGTCCACGGTCTTATTGTCGGCGAGCCCCACCCTAAGAAGTTGGAATTTTTGGAGGAAGTCAAAAGCGCAATCAGCGTGGCCGGCGTAGAAAACAACATCACACTTGTCGGCCACCGCAGCGACCTTCGCGAAGTGATGGCCGTCTCCGACGTCATTATCTCCTGCTCCACAGATCCTGAGGCCTTCGGGCGAGTCACACGGGAGGCTCTTGCAATTGGCAAACCCGTCGCGGCCTACGCTCACGGGGGCGTTGGCGAACAACTCGACGCCCTGCTTCCGGAGGGCAAAATCAAAGTGGGTGATATCGACGCCATGGGAACTTTGTTGGAGAAATGGGAACAAGAAAAATGTAATCCTCAACGGAGCATAGTATTTGAATTGAAGCAAATGCTACGTAAGACCATAGATGTTTATTGTGGAATCTTATAACACCTAATAAGCCATGCGCAATAAAACGAACATCATCTGTATTTTATGGGGACGAAAATATACAGAAATTGATGTAAATAGGCTCTTTGGAATGATCCAAAGAAACACCTCCCACGACATTGATTTCCATCTATTTTCCGACGAAGCACTTCCTGACCTGCATCCCGCAATTATTCGCCACCCAGAACCAGCCCAAAACGAAGCGATCTACCATGCAAGTTACAATTACCGCAAAGAGGCCGCCCTCTGCGACAACTCTCTGGGTGACCTCTGTGGACAACGCGTCTTCTTCTTTGATCTGGATGTTGTCATAATGGATAATTTGGACGACCTCTTCAGTTACCCAGAAGGCGACAAATTCTGTATTATCAACGACTGGAATTCCCGAGGCAACAAAGTCGGTCAAGCAACCTGTTACTCGTTTAAAGTCGGCACACTCGGTCATATCAAGACCTACTTCGAAGAAAACTCGAAAGCAGTCATTCAAAAGTATGGAACAGCCTCTCAAGAATACCTCTCCGAGCAAGTAATCAAAAAATTTGGAAGGCTCAATTTCTGGCCCGAAAACTGGTGCCAATCCTTTCGCTTCCACTGTCTGCCTTGGGGATTTCTGCGATATATTATGACACCCCGAAAACCCAAGCCAGGAACAAAAGTCCTCGCTTTCCA from Pseudomonadota bacterium includes these protein-coding regions:
- a CDS encoding glycosyltransferase is translated as AQLEAEGSRHITLPVNKKRLSSLKQVRVLRRLLEKERPDILHLRSRLPAWLAYLAWRKMDPITRPRLITTVHGFYSVNAYSKIMTRGEHVICVSNSVKDYVLKNYPDVQKNKLTVIHRGVDPVMFPYGFKPTPEWLEIWHQQYPQLESKYVVTLAGRITRWKGHLDFIKVIAGLKERKIPVHGLIVGEPHPKKLEFLEEVKSAISVAGVENNITLVGHRSDLREVMAVSDVIISCSTDPEAFGRVTREALAIGKPVAAYAHGGVGEQLDALLPEGKIKVGDIDAMGTLLEKWEQEKCNPQRSIVFELKQMLRKTIDVYCGIL